The genomic region TCGTGCTGGGAGCAGCCTTCGTGCGCTATCCGCAGGGTCAGCGGGCTGCCGGCGTAATAGTGCCAGCTCTCGACAGCATCGATGCGATGCCAGTGCGAACGCTCGCCGCGCGCCAGCAGAAAATAGATCAGGGTCGAGCGCGCGCGGCCGTTGGCGTCGGTGGTCTGGTCGCGAAACGTCTCTCGGTAATGCCCGCCTTCGGGATGCGGGCGGAGTTCGAGGCGCGCGATGATCTCGGCTGCGGTCGGCATCGATTCCCGTCAGGATCTGTTCTTCAAGACTTGTTCTTGCGCTCGCGCAGCTCGCCGAACACCGCGGTGGCATCCGCGCCCTTCATGTGCAGCCTGGCTGCGATCGAGGGTTCGTCGGCGCGCAGGAACACGTTTGTCCGCTTCTCGTCACCAAGCAGCGCGGGAATGGTCGGCTTGTTCTCGGCCCGCAGCCTCGCCACCTCCGCCGCGCGCGCCTGCAGCGCCGCGTTGTCGGGGTCGACGGTCAGCGCGAACTTGACGTTGGAGGCCGTGTATTCATGGCCGCAATAGAGCTTGAAGTCGTCGGGCAGGGCACGCAGCTTCAGAAGCGAATCCCACATCATCGGATAGGTGCCCTCGAACACGCGGCCGCAGCCGATCGAGAACAGCGTGTCGGCGGCGAACAGCGCTTTGTCGGTGTCGAACACATAGGAGATGTGGTCGAGCGTGTGGCCGGGCGTCTCCAGTACGCGCCCCAGCAAGCTGCCGACCCTGACGATTTCGGCATTGGCGACGCGCAGGTCGACGTCTGCGATCTCCGTCGTCTTGTCATGCGGCGCGACGACGCGGCAATTGTATTTCTGCTTGAGTTCGGCGACCCCGCCGACATGATCGCTATGATGATGGGTGATCAGAATGTCGGTGAGCTGCCACCCCTCGCGCTCGAGCGCCCTCACGATGGGGCCGGCCTCCGGCGCGTCGATCGACGCCGTCGCCTTGGTTTCCACATCGTGGATGAGGTAACCGAAATTGTCGTTTAAACAGGTGAAAGTACGAATTTCGGCGGCCATGTCATCTCCGATCGCGCTCAGCTCCGTCAGACAAATATGGCGTTAACGTTGCGCAGGCAATGCAATATTCCGCGCGCGGGGGCCGCCTCGTGCATGTTACATTGCGATCATGACCATTGATGTCGTCGACCTCCGCGAGTTCTACTCCCGTCGCCTCGGGATTGTGGCGCGGCAAATGATCAATCGCGGCATTCGGGAGCGCTGGCCGCGCGTCGATGGCCAGCGGGTGCTCGGCTTCGGCTATCCCACGCCCTATCTCGGGTTGTTCCGCGAGGACGCGGAGCGCTGCATCGCCTTCATGCCCTCGGCCCAGGGCGTCCTGAAATGGCCCACCGGACGGCCGGCGCTTGCCTCGCTGGTGGACGAGTTCTCGCTGCCGCTTCCCGACGCCGCGGTCGATCGCATCCTGCTGGTCCACGCACTGGAAATGTCGGACGATCCGGCCGCGCTGCTGCGCGAGGCATGGCGCGTGCTGTCGCCGTCCGGTCGCGTGATTGCGGTCATCCCGAACCGGCGCGGGGTGTGGACCCGCACCGACAGCACGCCGTTCGGTCACGGCCGGCCCTATTCGCGTTCGCAGATCACGGACCTGTTGCGCCAGACCTGGTTCACCCCGACCGCCTGGGGCGAGGCGCTGTTCATGCCGCCCTATGCCGGGGGCTGGGTGCTGAAATCCGCACAGATGTGGGAGCGGGCCGGCGCGGCGCTGTCGCTGCCCTTCGCCGGCGTGCACATCGTCGAGGCGACCAAGCAGGTCTACCGCGCGATCCCCGCCAAGCGCGAGCGGGCGCGGCTCATTCCATCACTGGCGAAGCCGGTGCTGGTACCATCCTCGACGACGGCGACGCGCGGCTAAAAACAAATCGTCCCGGACATGCCGGGACGATTCGGGTCAGGACATCTGGCGCAAGATGTCCGGCGAAAGGCTTACTCGCCGGGAGCCACTTCGTCGCTTGAGGCGGCCGGAGCGGCTTCGCGCTCGGGGCGCGGGCCATTCGG from Bradyrhizobium lupini harbors:
- the gloB gene encoding hydroxyacylglutathione hydrolase, with the translated sequence MAAEIRTFTCLNDNFGYLIHDVETKATASIDAPEAGPIVRALEREGWQLTDILITHHHSDHVGGVAELKQKYNCRVVAPHDKTTEIADVDLRVANAEIVRVGSLLGRVLETPGHTLDHISYVFDTDKALFAADTLFSIGCGRVFEGTYPMMWDSLLKLRALPDDFKLYCGHEYTASNVKFALTVDPDNAALQARAAEVARLRAENKPTIPALLGDEKRTNVFLRADEPSIAARLHMKGADATAVFGELRERKNKS
- a CDS encoding class I SAM-dependent methyltransferase, producing MTIDVVDLREFYSRRLGIVARQMINRGIRERWPRVDGQRVLGFGYPTPYLGLFREDAERCIAFMPSAQGVLKWPTGRPALASLVDEFSLPLPDAAVDRILLVHALEMSDDPAALLREAWRVLSPSGRVIAVIPNRRGVWTRTDSTPFGHGRPYSRSQITDLLRQTWFTPTAWGEALFMPPYAGGWVLKSAQMWERAGAALSLPFAGVHIVEATKQVYRAIPAKRERARLIPSLAKPVLVPSSTTATRG
- a CDS encoding cupin domain-containing protein, coding for MPTAAEIIARLELRPHPEGGHYRETFRDQTTDANGRARSTLIYFLLARGERSHWHRIDAVESWHYYAGSPLTLRIAHEGCSQHEVRLGTDLLNGERPQAIVPADAWQTAETTGEWTLVGCTVAPAFEFAKFELAPKGWEP